One window of the Cohnella hashimotonis genome contains the following:
- a CDS encoding ATP-grasp domain-containing protein — protein sequence MTEINILILSAGRRVELVTCFQKAAEKLGIKSNIVAGDCSDTAPALFFANRAVQFPRINEPNYIKSIIEVCVKENISLVVPTIDTELLLLAENKNLIEVNTKAKVLISDIQIIQVCRDKTATQRFLEEHGFGVPKMYTDTEIATENIEFPLFIKPKSGSSSINAFKVNNKSELAVYKQIIDHPIVQEYIEGDEYSVDVFLDFDSTVITTVPRLRMATRGGEISKGKIVKDREIIDDVTEMMNVLKPIGHITVQLMKTKRGIKYIEINPRFGGGAPMSIQSGADSCENLYKILLGHGLEYNEEYREQLTLVRFDSSICLDENMVRLQ from the coding sequence ATGACAGAGATCAATATACTTATATTAAGCGCCGGTAGAAGAGTTGAATTAGTAACCTGCTTTCAAAAGGCGGCTGAGAAACTAGGGATTAAGAGTAATATTGTTGCAGGGGATTGTTCCGACACAGCTCCAGCTTTATTCTTTGCCAATAGAGCTGTACAATTTCCGAGGATTAATGAGCCTAACTATATCAAATCTATTATAGAAGTTTGTGTTAAAGAAAATATTTCGCTCGTCGTGCCGACAATTGATACAGAATTATTATTACTTGCTGAGAATAAGAACCTTATAGAAGTGAACACGAAAGCAAAAGTTCTTATATCTGATATTCAAATTATTCAAGTATGTAGAGATAAGACGGCAACCCAAAGATTTTTGGAGGAGCATGGATTCGGAGTTCCCAAAATGTACACTGATACAGAAATTGCGACTGAGAACATAGAGTTTCCGTTATTCATCAAACCAAAATCGGGCAGCTCAAGCATTAATGCATTTAAAGTAAATAATAAAAGCGAACTAGCTGTATATAAACAAATAATTGATCATCCCATAGTTCAAGAGTACATCGAAGGTGACGAATATTCGGTCGATGTATTCCTGGATTTTGATAGTACTGTGATAACAACAGTTCCTCGCTTAAGAATGGCAACACGTGGCGGTGAAATTTCCAAAGGGAAAATTGTGAAAGATCGGGAGATTATCGACGATGTTACTGAGATGATGAACGTCCTAAAGCCGATTGGACACATAACAGTACAGCTTATGAAAACTAAAAGGGGAATAAAGTATATCGAAATAAACCCACGTTTCGGTGGAGGGGCACCGATGAGTATTCAGAGCGGGGCTGATTCATGCGAAAATCTCTATAAAATACTACTCGGGCATGGGCTAGAATATAACGAAGAATATAGAGAGCAACTTACGCTTGTGAGGTTCGACAGCAGTATTTGTTTAGATGAGAACATGGTGAGACTGCAATGA
- a CDS encoding sugar transferase — protein sequence MKNSNGEIYSRFVKRPMDLTLALLALIILSPVFLIVALLVRIKLGSPVLFTQSRPGMNERIFKMYKFRTMTDKRNDNGEQLPDHVRLTKFGRLLRSTSLDELPELINIIKGDMSLIGPRPLLVQYLPLYNEQQKRRHEVRPGLSGLAQISGRNAISWESKFDLDVKYVDNVCFTRDMRILLSTFKKVFVKEGISSDTSVTMEYFEGSKVSGRS from the coding sequence ATGAAGAACTCTAACGGCGAAATTTATAGTAGGTTCGTTAAGAGACCTATGGATTTGACGTTAGCCTTATTGGCTCTCATTATTCTAAGCCCAGTCTTTCTTATTGTTGCGTTGCTTGTAAGGATTAAGTTGGGAAGCCCCGTGCTGTTTACACAATCCCGTCCGGGAATGAATGAACGTATATTCAAAATGTACAAGTTTAGGACAATGACGGATAAGCGGAATGACAATGGAGAACAATTGCCGGATCATGTTCGCCTCACTAAATTTGGAAGACTCTTACGCTCTACTTCGCTTGATGAGCTGCCTGAGTTGATTAATATCATTAAGGGCGATATGTCTCTGATTGGCCCTCGGCCACTACTTGTTCAGTATCTTCCCCTCTATAATGAGCAGCAGAAGAGAAGGCATGAAGTAAGACCTGGATTATCTGGATTGGCGCAGATCAGCGGGAGAAATGCTATAAGCTGGGAGAGTAAGTTTGATTTAGATGTTAAGTACGTAGATAATGTTTGTTTTACCAGAGATATGAGGATTCTGTTGTCTACTTTTAAAAAGGTATTTGTTAAGGAAGGGATTAGTTCAGACACATCTGTGACAATGGAGTATTTTGAAGGAAGTAAGGTGAGCGGTAGATCATGA
- a CDS encoding DegT/DnrJ/EryC1/StrS family aminotransferase, whose product MKERIYLSSPHMSDEGYEMQYIQEAFATNWIAPLGENVDAFERELAQKVGIKSAAALSSGTAAIHLALKAAGVGEGDIVFCPTLTFSATANPIIYQNATPVFIDSDYKAWNMCPEALEQAFHKYPHAKAVIVVHLYGLSADMDRIMEICRRYNATVIEDAAESLGTYYKGKHTGTIGDYGIFSFNGNKIITTSGGGMLVSNLEDKIAKARFWATQSRDPARHYQHSELGYNYRMSNVVAGIGRGQLKVLKQRVEKKKYILEFYKRELGNLDGIEFMPSNEWNEPNYWLSTTVLTGKVRPIDIIEVLERENIESRPVWKPMHMQPYFEQYDYIGTDVAEQLFENGVCLPSDTKMTDENLNRVTALIKGLWLR is encoded by the coding sequence ATGAAAGAAAGAATCTATCTCTCCTCGCCTCACATGAGCGATGAAGGTTATGAGATGCAGTATATACAAGAAGCATTTGCGACCAATTGGATTGCCCCGCTAGGTGAGAATGTCGATGCGTTCGAGCGGGAGTTGGCTCAGAAAGTTGGAATTAAGTCAGCCGCCGCCCTTTCGTCCGGGACGGCAGCGATACACTTAGCCCTAAAGGCTGCCGGCGTAGGTGAGGGCGATATCGTTTTTTGTCCGACCTTAACGTTCTCGGCGACTGCCAACCCAATCATTTATCAGAACGCAACGCCGGTCTTTATCGATAGCGATTATAAGGCTTGGAACATGTGTCCCGAAGCGTTAGAACAAGCCTTTCACAAATATCCGCACGCAAAAGCCGTGATTGTTGTACACCTATATGGTCTGTCTGCGGACATGGACAGAATCATGGAAATCTGTCGCCGTTATAATGCCACCGTTATAGAAGATGCTGCCGAATCTCTAGGTACTTATTACAAAGGGAAACATACCGGGACGATTGGCGATTATGGCATCTTCTCTTTTAACGGAAATAAAATCATTACGACCTCCGGTGGGGGAATGCTTGTCTCGAATCTTGAAGACAAGATCGCCAAGGCACGGTTCTGGGCAACACAGAGTCGCGATCCGGCGAGACACTATCAACATAGCGAACTCGGCTATAATTACCGAATGAGTAATGTCGTAGCCGGAATTGGCAGAGGCCAGCTTAAGGTGCTGAAACAAAGAGTCGAGAAGAAAAAGTACATCCTCGAATTCTATAAGCGTGAACTTGGGAATCTGGATGGCATTGAGTTTATGCCAAGCAATGAATGGAACGAGCCTAACTATTGGCTAAGCACGACTGTTCTCACAGGCAAGGTGCGGCCAATTGATATCATAGAAGTGCTCGAGCGGGAAAATATCGAATCTCGTCCCGTATGGAAGCCGATGCATATGCAGCCTTACTTCGAACAATACGATTACATTGGAACCGATGTGGCGGAGCAGTTGTTCGAGAATGGGGTATGCTTGCCTTCAGATACGAAGATGACGGATGAGAACTTGAACAGAGTCACAGCACTAATAAAAGGACTGTGGTTGAGATAA
- a CDS encoding HAD family hydrolase, whose amino-acid sequence MIKAIIFDLDDTLIPERQYIESGYKYIANIISFKLGKNSFELYHLLIELFEENSQKVFNRLFEKLEVTYSQEEIDNLVIEYRNHMPCIDFFEDVIPCIKLIKSKHIKLGIITDGFTRAQHQKLNVTKADEIFDEIIVTDDLGREYWKPHPRAFEIMKERLNVEFEEMIYVGDNPEKDFYIRKIYPIQTIRINRGGHYSLKDYKLGIKENLLISSLLELENIVKYGMFPYQLRCNSRT is encoded by the coding sequence ATGATTAAAGCTATTATTTTTGATTTGGATGACACACTTATCCCCGAAAGGCAGTATATTGAAAGTGGATATAAGTATATTGCGAACATAATAAGTTTCAAACTGGGGAAAAACAGTTTTGAGTTATATCATCTGCTCATAGAACTCTTTGAAGAAAATTCCCAAAAGGTATTCAATCGACTTTTTGAAAAGTTGGAAGTTACGTACTCCCAAGAAGAGATAGATAATTTGGTAATTGAATATCGTAATCATATGCCATGTATAGATTTTTTTGAAGATGTAATTCCTTGTATAAAGTTGATAAAAAGTAAACATATAAAATTGGGTATTATTACTGATGGGTTTACAAGAGCTCAGCATCAGAAACTTAATGTTACCAAAGCAGATGAAATATTTGATGAAATTATTGTAACTGATGATCTGGGGAGAGAATATTGGAAGCCTCATCCTAGGGCCTTTGAGATTATGAAGGAAAGATTAAATGTTGAGTTCGAAGAAATGATCTATGTTGGGGATAATCCGGAGAAGGATTTTTATATAAGAAAAATATACCCCATACAAACAATAAGAATCAATCGAGGTGGGCACTATAGCCTGAAAGACTATAAATTGGGGATAAAGGAAAACCTCTTAATTTCATCCCTGCTGGAACTGGAAAATATAGTAAAATATGGAATGTTCCCTTATCAATTGAGATGCAATAGTAGAACATGA
- a CDS encoding polysaccharide biosynthesis protein, which yields MAVKKKMAILFLVDLVIIWFSICSAYFFRFEGPAPEQYTNQMFLYCAISSVLCGLSMAYFGMYRKMWQYASVSEMFSMCVAVTIGWGLSFLATTIVSDFRVPLSIAVRTLETSLLLVGGIRVIWRVIRLRQGKGVDQRIPTLIYGAGDCGSLVAREFKGQSMDDHKLVGFIDDAQNKHNLTMHGLPVLGGRTDLPTLVEVFKVKEIIIALPSVPRSQVSEIINLCMACGVKIKIIPGINDLIKGRISVSAIRNVDVEDLLGRDPVHTDLQGIADYVHNKVVLITGAGGSIGSELCRQVASFAPDKLLLLGHGENSIYTIEMELKHKFPGMLFEPIIADIQDRRRMEEVFDAYRPQVVFHAAAHKHVPLMEKNPAEAVKNNVFGTQNVADCADKFGTERFVLVSSDKAVNPTSVMGATKRIAEMYVQSLNASSRTKYASVRFGNVLGSRGSVIPAFKAQIARGGPVTVTDPQMVRYFMTIPEAVQLVIQAGAISQGGEIFILDMGEPVQILKLAEDLIRLSGYEPYIDIPIHFTGIREGEKLFEELLTAEEGATKTHHERIYIGKPEVISREDLARELNKLNRVIAGGADDVKEAIEQLVPLYEQVS from the coding sequence ATGGCAGTCAAGAAGAAGATGGCAATCTTGTTTCTCGTAGATTTGGTCATCATTTGGTTCAGTATCTGCAGCGCCTATTTCTTTCGTTTCGAAGGCCCTGCGCCTGAACAATACACGAACCAGATGTTCTTGTACTGCGCCATTTCCTCCGTTTTGTGCGGACTGAGCATGGCTTACTTCGGCATGTATCGCAAGATGTGGCAGTATGCCAGCGTCTCCGAGATGTTCTCGATGTGCGTCGCCGTTACGATCGGATGGGGCCTCTCTTTTCTCGCTACGACTATTGTTTCGGATTTTCGAGTACCGTTGTCCATCGCCGTACGCACGCTGGAGACCAGCCTGCTCCTCGTCGGCGGCATACGCGTGATCTGGCGAGTCATCCGTCTTCGTCAGGGGAAAGGCGTCGATCAGCGCATTCCAACTCTGATCTATGGTGCCGGTGATTGCGGCTCTCTTGTCGCCCGCGAATTCAAAGGCCAGTCGATGGACGATCACAAGCTAGTCGGTTTTATAGATGACGCGCAAAATAAGCATAACCTTACCATGCACGGCTTGCCTGTACTTGGAGGCCGTACGGATCTGCCAACGTTGGTAGAAGTATTTAAGGTTAAAGAAATTATTATTGCCTTGCCTTCCGTACCTCGATCCCAAGTATCGGAGATCATTAATCTCTGCATGGCTTGCGGCGTTAAGATCAAGATCATTCCCGGCATTAACGATCTGATCAAAGGTAGAATCTCGGTCAGTGCCATCCGCAACGTCGACGTCGAAGATCTGCTTGGCCGGGATCCGGTGCATACGGATCTGCAGGGCATCGCGGATTATGTACATAACAAGGTCGTCCTGATCACAGGCGCAGGCGGATCCATCGGTTCCGAGCTGTGCCGTCAAGTCGCGTCCTTCGCGCCGGACAAGCTCCTGCTCCTCGGACACGGCGAGAATAGTATTTACACCATCGAGATGGAATTGAAACACAAGTTCCCCGGCATGCTGTTCGAGCCAATCATCGCGGATATCCAGGATCGCAGGCGGATGGAGGAAGTATTCGACGCCTATCGTCCGCAAGTCGTCTTCCATGCGGCAGCGCACAAGCATGTCCCCCTAATGGAGAAAAACCCGGCGGAAGCCGTCAAAAATAACGTGTTCGGCACGCAGAATGTTGCAGATTGCGCAGACAAGTTCGGAACGGAGCGCTTCGTTCTCGTCTCCTCCGACAAGGCAGTTAACCCAACCAGCGTCATGGGGGCAACCAAGCGCATCGCAGAGATGTATGTGCAGAGCCTTAATGCGTCATCCCGTACCAAGTATGCGTCCGTTCGTTTTGGCAACGTCCTCGGCAGCCGAGGCAGCGTCATCCCGGCCTTCAAGGCCCAGATCGCCCGCGGCGGTCCCGTCACCGTCACCGACCCGCAGATGGTCCGCTACTTCATGACGATCCCCGAAGCTGTGCAGCTTGTCATCCAGGCCGGCGCCATCTCTCAAGGCGGGGAGATTTTTATCCTTGATATGGGCGAGCCGGTTCAGATTCTTAAGCTGGCTGAGGATCTCATTCGCCTGTCAGGCTACGAGCCTTATATCGATATTCCGATTCACTTCACGGGGATCCGGGAAGGCGAGAAGCTGTTCGAGGAGCTGCTCACGGCCGAAGAGGGCGCGACAAAGACGCACCATGAGCGGATTTATATTGGGAAGCCGGAAGTGATCAGCCGGGAGGACTTGGCTAGAGAACTGAACAAGTTAAATCGAGTCATTGCCGGCGGAGCCGACGATGTGAAGGAAGCGATTGAACAGTTGGTTCCTCTTTATGAACAAGTCTCGTAA